TGCCCGGGTCAAGGGTCTCGTACCAGGTGTAGGCCGTGAAGTCGTCCAACTCGCGTGCGACGTGCAGGACGGTCTCCCGGAGGGCGTGGTCCTGCGCTGTGCGGTCGGCATGGGCCACAATCACGGTCCGTTTCGGTTGCGTACGGGCGATGTGCTCCACGATCGGCAGCACGGTCGTGATGCCCGCACCCGCGCTGGCCAACAACAGGGGGCCATCCGACGACTGAACGACGAAGTCCCCGGCCGGGACACTGACATCCAGCAAATCGCCTGGTTGCACGGCGTCGTGCAAATAGCTGGAGACCTGCCCGTCGGGCGCGCCGTTGATCCCTCTGACCCGCCGCACGGTGATCTGCAGGCGTGGTCCCAACGCGGTGGAGGACACCGTGTACTGACGTGGCTGACGCCCTCCGTCCGGCAGATCGACGAAGACCGAAACGTACTGGCCGGGGCTGATCGCCGGGAGTTGGCCGCCGTCAGCAGGTTCCAGGATCAACGAGATCACGTCCTGCGTCTCGTCGATCCGCCGCACCACGCGGTAGGGCCGGAGCGGATGCGACGCGTCGACCCCGGCCTGCTGGTAGAGCCGGGTCTCTTCGGCGATCAGTTGAGTCGCGAACAGCCAGTAGACCTCGTTCCACGCCTCGGCGATCTGCGGAGTGACCGCATCGCCCAGCACCTCGCCGACGGCTCCCAGCAGGTAGTGGCCAACGATCGTGTACTGCTGCGGCTTGATGCCCAGTGAGACATGCTTGTAGGCGATCCTCTGCATCACGTGATGGAACGACGGCGCATCGGGATCGATCAGCGATCCGGCATAGGCAACCACCGACGCGGCCAACGCCCGCGGCTGCTCCCCGGTGGCCTGGTTGCCCTTGTTGAACAATCTCAGTAGCTCCGGGTGATCGGCGAGCATGCTTGCGTAGAACAGAGCAGTGATCTGATCACCGTTCTCAGCCACCACCCCGGCTGTCGCCCTGACTGTCTCGGAAGAACTCGGCGACAACAACGACGATCGATCCTGTACCAGCGACGACGACACGTAACTCCCCAGTTGCTCGATGACAACGGGCGCGGCCTGTTGCTCTGTCCCGGTCGCGAAACATGCCGACCCCTCATCCTGCCGACGGTCGCCTCTCGGGCGCCAGGGCCGAACGTCCCTGGTCGCTTGTGGCGCCACACACACCTTTAGGCCGGTGCCGGGGGTAGGGGCACGGACCAGAGGATCTGGGTTCCGCCGTTCGCTGGGGCGGTGATGGTGCAGGTGCCGTTGTGGTCGCCGGCGCGTTGGCCGAGGTTGTTCAGGCCCCTGCGAGCGGCGGTGACCGGGATGCCGACGCCGTTGTCGGTGACCGCGATGACCAGATCGTCGGCGGCGGAGACGGTGACGTCCAGTTCGGTGGCCTGTGCATGGTGGACGACGTTGCTGACCATCTCCCTCAGGGCAGCCTCGGCTTGCTGGCCCAGGGCGGGGCCGACGATGTCCAGCGGGCCCGACATTCGGACGGTGGTGCGCAGCGGGGAGTTGCCGGTGAGGTCGGTCACGACGGCATCCAGGGCGGCCCGCAGGTTCGGTTGCTCCGCCGGTTCGGCTTGCAGGTCGAAGATCACGGTGCGGATGTCCCGGACGACGTGGTCGAGTTTGTTGATCTCGGTGTTCAGTCGCAGGGCGACGTCGGAAGGCTTGATCCGGCGTTGGATGGCGTGCAGGGCGAGTCCGACGCCGAAGATCTGCTGGATGACATGGTCGTGCAGGTCCATGGCGATCCGGTCGCGGTCGGCGAGAATCTCGAGTTCTTGACGGGCGTCCTGGGTTTGCGCTCGTTGCAGGGCGAGGGTGGCTTGGTCGGCGAAGGTGGCCACGAGTTGCAGTTCATCGTCGTTGAATGCCGGGGCGCCGGGGGCCCGGACGGTCAGAAGTACCCCCGTCGCCCGATCGTCGACATGAAGGGGCAAGGCCAGGGCGGCCCCGAGGTCGATGCCGAGACCGGCGCCGATGTCGAAGGCGAGACGCTTCACGCTGCGGGGGGTGTGATCGTAGAAGACGGCACCGGCAGTCGACCCGTGGATCGGTATGGCTCGGCCGATGAGCTGGTCGGCGTCGGCGCCCGCGCAGATCGTCACGACAAGTTCGGTGGTCGCCGGGGCCGAGGTGGCCGGCAACGCGATCAGCGTGGACTGCGCCAAGGTCAGTTGCTGAGCGTGCGTGGCGATCAGGTGCAGGGCCTGGGTGGTGTCACTGACGGTCAACAGGGCGGCAGTGATTTCGCTGGTGGCTTCCAGCCAGCGTTGCCGGCGGCGCGCCTGCTCGTACTGTTGGGCGTTGTCGATCGCGATGCCGGCGGCGCCGGCCAGGGCCTGCACGACGGTCTCGTCGTCGTCGGTGAACTCCTGCCCGTCGCGTTTCTCGGTCAGGTACAGCCGACCGAAGATGGCACCGCGGGCTCGGATCGGAACGCCGAGGAAGGTGTGCATCGGTGGGTGGTGCGCAGGAAGACCGACCGACACCGGATGGTGGGCCAGGTCGGCCAGTCTCAGTGGTTTGTCCTCCTCGATGACCACGCCGAGGACAC
This window of the Nakamurella panacisegetis genome carries:
- a CDS encoding globin domain-containing protein, which codes for MAENGDQITALFYASMLADHPELLRLFNKGNQATGEQPRALAASVVAYAGSLIDPDAPSFHHVMQRIAYKHVSLGIKPQQYTIVGHYLLGAVGEVLGDAVTPQIAEAWNEVYWLFATQLIAEETRLYQQAGVDASHPLRPYRVVRRIDETQDVISLILEPADGGQLPAISPGQYVSVFVDLPDGGRQPRQYTVSSTALGPRLQITVRRVRGINGAPDGQVSSYLHDAVQPGDLLDVSVPAGDFVVQSSDGPLLLASAGAGITTVLPIVEHIARTQPKRTVIVAHADRTAQDHALRETVLHVARELDDFTAYTWYETLDPGNDRSRQGFMDLSEVPLPDDVQVFTCGPLPFMRHVRSTLLARGIPADRIRYEVFGPDLWAAQIPAEDRGDR
- a CDS encoding sensor histidine kinase, which produces MTEAGSTAARRVGQKLTQSRLRDMQQDIEDRVQDIVESARERMDALLDAVLAVSSGLDLDATLRQIVQAAMDLVDARYGALGLLDDAGNLQQFIPIGIDEERASLIGPLPTGQGVLGVVIEEDKPLRLADLAHHPVSVGLPAHHPPMHTFLGVPIRARGAIFGRLYLTEKRDGQEFTDDDETVVQALAGAAGIAIDNAQQYEQARRRQRWLEATSEITAALLTVSDTTQALHLIATHAQQLTLAQSTLIALPATSAPATTELVVTICAGADADQLIGRAIPIHGSTAGAVFYDHTPRSVKRLAFDIGAGLGIDLGAALALPLHVDDRATGVLLTVRAPGAPAFNDDELQLVATFADQATLALQRAQTQDARQELEILADRDRIAMDLHDHVIQQIFGVGLALHAIQRRIKPSDVALRLNTEINKLDHVVRDIRTVIFDLQAEPAEQPNLRAALDAVVTDLTGNSPLRTTVRMSGPLDIVGPALGQQAEAALREMVSNVVHHAQATELDVTVSAADDLVIAVTDNGVGIPVTAARRGLNNLGQRAGDHNGTCTITAPANGGTQILWSVPLPPAPA